A single genomic interval of Rhodopseudomonas palustris harbors:
- a CDS encoding PAS domain-containing sensor histidine kinase, which translates to MARVQAADACAQSDSIKGLAQSIAKPAYHRLLNAEPVLRRAVPLLIIAFLVTIFFGAAVQIIEQSKQKRGAMNRDLSALADLIAERLEHIGVVRLDRPASIERLQNLLPGLIPTWGIAPGRHVIVTSADQRILARVPIGTEPSVDNRFLEILGAASLTKSGQQSSISEITLPGGASALATMHVVKSLPGQVVIIQEDTGSLLRSDTALQVTLSATTGFVVLILGFAFHWQSTRAREGDLINDAVRSRIDTALNRGRCGLWDWDLSRGRIFWSQSMFTILGLESRNDLLTFGEVNALVKGEDIDLFAIADELMAGRVDHIDHSFQMRHAHGHWIWLRMRCELTQEAGATEKHLIGIAVDITEQKSLAERSVEADLRLRDAIETIPEAFVLWDAENRLVLCNSHFQRLHKLPDSAVTPGTSYETILEVGRMPQLRTRLCDNGAVMPGARTFEAQLDDGSWLHISERRTKDGGYVAVGTDITRIKAHEQKLVDNDLRLRATVADLKITQSKLEKQALELADLARKYADEKRRAEEANQTKSKFLANMSHELRTPLNAIIGFSEIMGSGMFGTLGSEKYQEYCHDIMTSGHYLLEVINDILDMSKIEAGRMRLEMEPLDLAKTIGESVKVVAGRAEHKHLELRSELNDQIPIVADRRAIKQILINLLSNAVKFTPDAGRVTVRGHLAGGSIVLMIADTGIGIPPQSLRRLGQPFEQVESQLTKSYHGSGLGLAIAKSLVNLHGGSMRLRSTLGAGTVVMVSLPRTCQQRPLAA; encoded by the coding sequence ATGGCGCGCGTGCAGGCAGCGGACGCCTGCGCTCAATCCGATTCAATCAAAGGATTGGCGCAGTCGATCGCTAAACCCGCCTATCATCGGCTGCTGAATGCAGAACCGGTGTTGCGGCGCGCGGTGCCTTTGCTGATCATCGCATTTCTCGTCACCATCTTCTTCGGTGCCGCTGTTCAGATCATCGAGCAGAGCAAGCAGAAGCGCGGTGCGATGAACCGCGACCTCAGCGCGCTCGCCGATCTGATCGCCGAACGTCTCGAACATATCGGCGTCGTCCGGCTCGACCGCCCCGCCTCGATCGAACGCCTGCAGAATCTGTTGCCGGGCCTGATCCCGACTTGGGGTATTGCGCCGGGGCGGCATGTCATCGTCACCAGCGCCGATCAGCGAATTCTCGCGCGCGTGCCGATCGGCACCGAACCGAGTGTGGACAACCGCTTTCTCGAAATCCTGGGCGCAGCGTCGCTGACCAAATCAGGTCAGCAGAGCAGCATCAGCGAAATCACCCTGCCAGGCGGCGCTTCCGCGCTGGCCACGATGCACGTGGTGAAGTCGCTGCCCGGTCAGGTCGTCATCATCCAGGAAGACACCGGCTCGCTGCTCCGATCGGACACCGCGCTACAGGTGACGCTGTCGGCGACCACCGGCTTCGTGGTGCTGATCCTCGGCTTCGCCTTCCATTGGCAATCGACCCGCGCCCGCGAGGGCGACCTGATCAACGACGCGGTGCGCAGCCGGATCGACACCGCGCTCAATCGCGGCCGCTGCGGGCTGTGGGATTGGGACCTCAGCCGCGGCCGGATCTTCTGGTCGCAATCGATGTTCACGATCCTCGGCCTGGAAAGCCGCAACGACCTCCTCACCTTCGGTGAGGTCAATGCGCTGGTGAAGGGCGAGGACATCGACCTGTTCGCGATCGCCGACGAACTGATGGCCGGCCGCGTCGATCACATCGATCACAGCTTCCAGATGCGTCACGCCCACGGCCACTGGATCTGGCTGCGGATGCGCTGCGAACTGACCCAAGAGGCCGGCGCAACCGAGAAGCACCTGATCGGCATCGCGGTCGATATCACCGAACAGAAGAGCCTTGCCGAGCGTTCGGTCGAAGCCGATCTGCGCCTGCGCGACGCGATCGAGACCATCCCGGAAGCCTTCGTGCTGTGGGACGCCGAGAACCGGCTGGTGTTGTGCAATTCGCACTTCCAGCGCCTGCACAAATTGCCGGACTCGGCGGTGACGCCCGGCACCTCGTACGAGACCATTCTCGAAGTCGGCCGGATGCCGCAGCTTCGCACCCGGCTATGCGACAACGGCGCGGTGATGCCCGGCGCCCGCACCTTCGAGGCGCAGCTCGACGACGGCAGCTGGCTGCACATCAGCGAGCGCCGCACCAAGGACGGCGGCTACGTCGCAGTCGGCACCGACATCACCAGGATCAAGGCGCACGAACAGAAGCTGGTCGACAACGACCTGCGACTGCGCGCCACCGTCGCCGATCTCAAGATCACGCAATCGAAGCTGGAGAAGCAGGCGCTCGAACTCGCCGACCTCGCCCGCAAATATGCCGACGAAAAACGGCGGGCCGAGGAAGCCAATCAGACCAAGTCGAAATTCCTGGCCAATATGAGCCACGAGCTGCGGACGCCGCTCAACGCCATCATCGGCTTCTCGGAGATCATGGGCAGCGGCATGTTCGGCACGCTGGGCTCGGAGAAGTATCAGGAATACTGCCACGACATCATGACCAGCGGTCACTATCTGCTGGAGGTGATCAACGACATTCTCGACATGTCGAAGATCGAAGCCGGGCGGATGCGGCTGGAGATGGAGCCGCTCGATCTCGCCAAGACCATCGGCGAGTCGGTCAAAGTCGTCGCCGGCCGCGCCGAGCACAAGCACCTCGAGCTGCGCTCCGAGCTGAACGACCAGATTCCGATCGTCGCCGACCGCCGCGCCATCAAACAGATCCTGATCAACCTGCTGTCGAACGCGGTGAAGTTCACCCCCGACGCCGGCCGCGTCACCGTGCGCGGTCACCTCGCCGGCGGTTCGATCGTGCTGATGATCGCCGACACCGGCATCGGCATTCCGCCGCAATCGCTGCGCCGTCTCGGCCAGCCGTTCGAGCAGGTCGAGAGCCAGCTCACAAAGAGCTATCACGGCTCGGGCCTCGGCCTCGCGATCGCCAAGTCGCTGGTCAATCTGCACGGCGGCTCGATGCGTCTGCGCTCCACCCTCGGCGCCGGCACCGTCGTGATGGTGAGCCTGCCCCGCACCTGCCAGCAGCGCCCCCTCGCCGCCTGA